The Sporosarcina ureae genome includes a region encoding these proteins:
- a CDS encoding DUF1146 family protein: MDSMLGSNPLLAIVSHIFFIGISFYALQAILPENIIRKNRVFQTQLLFILLSIAIGSTVSKFFLDISYWSGRWATWF, translated from the coding sequence ATGGATAGTATGTTAGGAAGTAATCCACTACTCGCGATCGTATCGCACATCTTCTTCATCGGCATCAGCTTTTATGCACTACAAGCAATCCTGCCAGAGAACATCATACGAAAAAACCGCGTATTCCAAACACAACTTTTGTTTATTTTGTTAAGTATTGCTATCGGATCTACCGTATCAAAATTCTTTTTAGACATATCCTACTGGTCAGGAAGATGGGCAACCTGGTTTTGA